The genomic stretch gtcattttgacgggttccacGAATCTTTCTTCGTTCAGCGAAGAAAAACAAATACAATATAAGttacaataaataatagataaataaCCAAGTGTTCTATAAGAAATTTAGCACGCAAGCACCGTTTCGAGTCGTCGATTTCTGCGAAAGAAGCCGTGAACAACGTTGATTCTATCTCCGAAAAAGATCGTTACCTGTACTCCTCTTCCGCATAGTCCGGTGGAAACAGATGCCAGGTAGCGTCGTAGCAGTCGTCGTATCCGTTCGCCATTTTTCCTCGTGCAagcagatatatatatacaattcccGTCGATTCGATGTAAGTCGGCTCAAAAAATGCTCCACTGTCGCGCAGCTGCGACGTGCGCGTTCTCGATCAAACCCGAAAGCGGCTGATCTTCGGCGACGAGTTCATTCGAAAGGATAAAATCAATTTTCCGGCcgatcgaaacgaaagaaatcgAGCGAGCCGATCCGTCGCGCGTCGAAATTatcgaattattattaattgattaTAGCGATTATGGCGATTATGGCGTCCCGATTATAGCGATTATGGCGATTATGGCGTCCCAGTTATAGCGATTATGGCGTCCCGATTATGGCGATTATGGCGTCCCGGTTATAGTGATTATAGCGTCCCGATTATAGTGATTATGGCGTCCCGATTATAGCGATTATAGCGTCCCGGTTATAGCGATTATAGTGTCCCGATTATAGTGATTATAGCGTCCTGGTTATAGTGATTATAACGTCCCGATTATGGCGATTATGGCGTCCCGATTATAACGATTATGGCGTCCCGATTATAGCAATTATAGCGTCCCGACGTATCGTCGAATAGTCGTTTTTCCGTCGATTTTATTCAACGATTTCGTCGGCTCGGTTTTTCGTTAACAGCACTTTCGTGGCGCCATGCGATGGCTCCTTCGCACaaaaaaatcgctgtttcgctgGCGAAAAGAGTCGCGAGATTTCGTTGGTGATGCACGGCGAAGGGCGACGACAGGCGACGAACGACGCGAACGTACGAATTTTTCGAAAGCCGACCAAACCGTAATAAAGGTTTCTCACTTACTGAGAACTATATGTGGATATATCGATCACCTATATATTGTATCAAAAATATGGCTACCAGATAGGAGCTCCGGCAACGTTATCTGTTTGATAACACCCTATATAGATTAGTTTGACTACTGTAACACACGTCAGAGAGTCCCAAATGATATCGGTTTTTCAAAGATTCGATACGATCGCCGGTGTTGTGTACGTGTACACGTGTGTACGTGTACgtgttataaaaaaaaagaaaatgatttcGCCGCTTTCGGTTCGACGCGCGCTGAACAACCATACGTTTCGGCGACGAGAACAATAGGCGTGCTATCGCGACGacgatgtttcgcatgaaagaCCGAGCCTTTTCTAGGCTCGCGAaaagataatatatattattgtataatattaatattaataataatataatattatatataaatatagatattataatactaatatagtattagtagtataataaataatatagcggAATATATGATGGtagcatatatatattatattaatattatattatattatattatactatattatattatattatattatactatattatattatattatattatattatattatattatattatattatattatattatattatattatattatatcatattatattattattattattattattattattattattttatatattaatgtatattatgtattttTAAGCACCTTGTACGTACTATAAAAGTGATCgctacacacacacacgcgtaTTAACAGGAAATTACTACAAGAAATCATCGCGAGAAATTCATTGGCCAGAAATTACGAGGAAAAGAACCAGCGAGAACAAAGAAACGTAAATACAAATACGCGAGGACAAAGAAACAATAAATCGTGCTATCTCGAAAGCCGTTATGATTTCTCGATCTGTTGGGTCAATGGTGGCTGATCCGATCCGTGTTACCGTCTCTATACAGGCCAGTCGCTTCTCGAGATCTCGATAGATACCAGCGAATCAAATCTTCATTATCAATAATATCCATTCCGACGAGAGATCATTCAAATCCCTTGCGGCacgattaattatttattacgtaaATAATCCTCGTAGTCGTCCAACAGAAGAGACCTGTCACCGGTCTGTTCTCAATGAGAACAATAAAAACCGCGAGGAAATAAAACGtccaaagaaagagaaaaacccTCTCTCTCGCGAAAACTCTGTTCTCCAATTCCGTTTGGTTCGATCGCGCCGTACAAACGCCGCGCCTGCAGCTCTACTTTAAGCGGTCAAGGGTTCGACATTAGTTCGACAGCAGATAACCAACTAATTGTTGCACTCGACAATCGGTAGAACCTTACAATTTGTTAATGACAAGAGACCCTCGAGGTGAAGTATCCAGGCTTAGCCGACAAGTGCTACCGAACAGTGCCTGCTACGAGTGCACTGATAAAGCGAAACATTTCCTTCCGTATCTGTATTTATATATGCAACGATCCCGATAAGTGGCCGTCGATCACGGTGACACGATGCATCTGCTAAATCCGCCGTGAAATCGTGCTGCGAGCGTTGTCACGTCCGTGGCGGACGTCAGAGTGCGCTGCCGATGAAAATTGCCACGAAGAAGGTCAAAGTGAATATATTCCGAATGCGAAATCATCTCTTGATGAAACAATCTACGGAACGTGTTGTGGAACGCTGTTGTTTCTTTTGTTCGTAGGTGAGCTAGAGAGAGGCGTTCATTCTGTCGGAGACAATGCGATCGAAGTGTTCGCTGTTTGAGATAACTTTGCCTTTTCTGTGCTctgaatatacagagtgttccataaTTCTGTCAATAGTtggaaatggagggttcttgagatgattcgaagcaactttttcctttgcgaaaatgttctacgaggcttcgtttacgagttattaacgaaaaacgctggccaatgagagatcgcacGTGCGCCCGACGCCACGCCCTCGCGGCTACCGCCGCTGAGTCATACGGCTAGCGCGACGAGGCATTGGTCGCTGGGCGGAGCGCCGACCGCGCTCGCTCTAcgattggtccacgttttttGTTAACATTCTGAACTTTTTGTCTCCATTTTTTTGTatccatatttatttattaattactcAACGTATTTAATACTtttaagtataataatataattataataattgagtGCATTTTAGTCTCGAAATGAAAGTTTCTTCGCTGAAGACTTTCTTATTCGCCTAAGAGAACAATAGCTTGTAGGACAACGTTATTTTATGCATTGAAAATAGCGAAGAGGATGGTAGCAGAAGTgataatatttacaatgaacATTTCTGGAAATGTATTCTCGAATAATCCGAGGTTCTATTTTTCTTTGCGTTTTCCATTTTTCGTTCTCAATATTTTTGGTCATCATGTTgtcttttttgttctttttttgttgctttttctttttttaagagAAGATTCTTGATGGCCCACAAACACGGTCGACGATACGTTTCAATTTTCTAGGACAGTGTAACGCACTTATCTGTCCATCGGGCACATGTACGGCATATGGACAGTAATCTCTAGTTATCGTGAGTCACGATAAGAGAtattttttcgcaagaatagaaCGTCGgcgtatcattattattattattattattattattattgatattattattatcataagtattattattattattattactattattattgctactacttttattattaatattattattattattataagtattattgttattattattactactacttttattattattatcttgttAAAGATTTTCCTCCGCTATGAAaaccaaaaaaagaaaaaattggtattattattagtatcactattaatattattgtaactattattattattattattattattattattattattaatattaatattaatactaccACTACCATTATTatcagtattattagtattattaacaAATTATAGGCGGGACGTTTCCGACGATTGGAACCGCGTCGGTGAAGGatttacaaaaaaagaaatctCTCTCCAGTACAACGTGAATTTTTATTCAATCACTTTCCGTTCCTCGATGACAATTTCCGCAAATAAATCCGCGTACAATAACACGAAAGATCCTCCGAACAGAGTGCGACGCGAAATTGTCTTAAACCAACGAGAAACGCGACAGAGAACTTTTTCCGCAGACAAAAGTTCGAGAAGAATCGGAAACCGTCGCCGCTCGATTGCATAATCGTGTTCCGATTGCAACGCACACGGTGTTCGAAAACAAAAAAGCAGCGCTTTAAAAATCGAACGATAACATTGGATTCATTAAGTACACGGTACCCGACGATTTTCTAATTTAAGttgcaattatttattatctcTAAAAGTCCAAGATCGTGCTGCAGACTACGCACAGTGTTTCGTATAAGTTATGTTGTTGCCgatcttgttgatattgttgcgGCAAAATTCGCTACTTGGAAATCATAATCGCTCGATTATTCTAATCGGACGACGTTGATACCTTTATCGAAACGACGTGGAGGAATTTGTTATTGTTTCCGGCGGTATTTAAAAATCTCGCGGACTGTGCTTAGCTGACTATGCTTAAGTGACTATGCTTGGTTGACTATGCTTAGTTGATTAGGCTTAGGTGACTAGGCTTAGTTGACTAGGCTTAGGTGACTATGCTTAGTTGACTATGATTAGTTGGCTATGCTTAGTTGACTATGATTAGTTGACTGTGATTAGTTGACTATGCTTAGTTGTGACTGAGTGAGCTAACTAAGCATAGTCAACTAAGCATAGTGAGCTAAGCATAGTGAGCCAAGCATAGTCAACTGTGCTTAGGTGACTATGCTTAGTTGACTATGATTAGTTGGCTATGCTTAGTTGACTATGATTAGTTGACTATGATGAGTTGACTATGCTTAGTTGACTATGCTTAGTTGACTATGCTTAGCTTACTATGCTTAGCTCACTATGCTTAGTTGGCCATGCTTATTTGACTAAGCTTAGTTGATTATGCTTAGTTGACTATGCTTAGCTCACTATGTCTCGCTTACTATGCCACGCGCAAACGCTCTCGCCAACCAAATTCGCGGTGCAACGACTCGTGAGAAGATTTGAACGTGCAACGAAAATAACGGGACAACGTAAAAATATTCCAATAACGTAACAATATTTTGTTGAGACAATAAAATTCTGTGCGCGCGAACATTTTCCTTTCGAGCAGAAATTCGACAAACGGTTCTAGTccctaaataaatatttctcatATTCTGAGGAGACAACGTAATTACACTAGTACAAGCTaacgaatatacagggtgtcgcgtGAGATATACGTAGTCGCGAGCACCAGGCGATTCCCCGCGAAGAAAGAGAGCTGCAAGGGAGAATGCAAAATAGTTTGTTCTCGTTCGTACGATGTACATTGCTCGACGAATCGTAATCTTAGCCGCGGAAACGTATGTGCAAAGCAGACTTTCGAACTCGAATTACTCTCGAAAAACTAAGACGCCGAATAAAGGAACGTTATTTTGCATTCTTTCCGCAGCTTTTCACGAGCGATCACCTTGCACCCGCTCGTGCGTGTCTTTCTAGGGAAACCCTAAACagagtatcccaaaaatgtctcttcTACCGGAAACGATGTGCTCCcgaggcgatttgaagcaacttttccctttacgaaaatgttctccgccgcttcgtttgcgagttatcaacgaaaaacactgaccaatgaaagcgctcgctcggctggcgcgaggcggcccagccggcGAGCGCGGGGAGCCCAGCTcccctcattggctcggccgcgacgcgccgctccgcgccagccgagctcgcctccgattggtccacgtttattcgtcgataactcgtaaacgaagccgcggagcaaattttcgtaaaggaaaaagtttctccaAATGACCCAAGGAATCTAACTGAAACATCGCGggacacttttgggacaccctgtatgtctaGCAGCGAGTATCGTACAGGAAAGAAGGTAGTACGTAGAATCGAGTCGCCCCGGCTCGCCAAAAATCGCGATCGATAGCGATAGCTGATAAGACGCGGCCGTATCGGCGCAGCCGTCTTCGATCACGCAACGCTCGATTACAACACTGCAACCTTACCGATAACGCGGCTctttgcgcgcgcgcgtgcttgCTTGCTTCCAGAGGAAGCAAGTCGTTTCGTAAGAAATTCGACGGACGACGCGTGTGCGGACATGATCCGAGGCGCGAGGGAGGCAGGAGGGGGGGACAAGGTAGTTTCCACCCTCGAGTCGCGCACGAGGGAACGTTTCCTGATCCACGCGAGCTTAGGAAACGTTTTTCAGCCTTAGGGAACGACGTCGCTGTGCGTCGTCTCCACCTCGAGGAACCGTTTGTCGTGCTTCGTCGCATGCCGCCCGGACTGCTTCTTGCCCGGTTTGTGCTTCTTCCCTCGCGGGTAAAACGCGTTGTCCAGCGTGCTCGAACAGCTCGGCTGCTGGCTCCGCGTGTCGTTGCGTTCCTGGCTCGGCGTGTCGTTGCGTTCCTGGCTCAGTGTGTCGTTGCGTTCCTGGCTGGCCACGGCTTCGGTGAGACTCAGCGTCGGCAGCGGTGGCAGCGCTGCTTCCGTTTCTGCTCGATACAATCAGTGGTGCTCGTATCAGTGTCACGATTCGAAATCGGCTTAATTGATCTGGATCTAATATTACGATCGCGTATTTTTTCTATATTTAAACACGATTGACTTACTTCGACGAACTTCTTTGCGAGTTCGTTTCGTTCGATATCGTGAGACCGGGTGTACggtttaattttaaattgtttaaaataatttgaaatttaATGAAGATTACGAtggttaaatttatttatattacccTCGATAAATTCTAAATTTTATGTTTACCGTACCAACAGTCGATACACACCCTCGCATTATTACCGACCCACCCCTCCACGTTTGTGGAGTTTTTTTTCCATGCTAGTTGCAAACCTTTAAGTACGGCGAACTTTTCATCAGGGTGCACTTATCGGATTTATACTGAATCGCGTATGTtcgtttcaataatttttaGTGAGATTATATCAAAAGCAAattctaattatattatattatattacgtattatttattatattattgtaatataataaatatactatgataaatatattattatattattataatgtaataaatatactataataaatatattattatattattataacataataaatatgataataatataatataatataatataacacaatatttatcattattatattatatcactaCATTTATTATATAGTACAAAGTTAaccaattaaattaaaatacacACCTGGAACCGTGGCTGCGATCTCGGCAGCTTCACATAGCGCCTCATGCATGATGAAATCGGCCGACGCGTGTACCTCAATCTGCGTTTTGGTTTCTACAAAGAGACGAGAACGTCAGTGTCACGATTAATTTTCATCGCCGTCGCGACGTATGAAAAATGCATCGCACAATGTTACTGTCACAGCGAAGACAAAACGACTGAATGAGTTGTTGCGCTTAACACCGACTGTACAATCTCGACCGATACAAAAGCCGTTCTGTCGACGAACAATGTCATCTTGACAAAGGAAAAACTTGCGAGGATTATACGTTAAAACGTTCGTTGATAAGCATCGAGCCGATACAGGCTGCAGATTTCACGAATTTACAACCATTTGGATTAGATAATTTGGATTCTAATTTTCACGCGACTTCGTTAAATCGTTAAATCAATCAATCCGAATTGAAATTCCGTTCTCGCGAGCCAGGACGCTGCGGAACGCAACATTGGGCTCCGCCCCCTGCCGCGGGGAGCGGGACGCCGCGGCGGTAGCCAGGGGGCGATAACCAGGGGGCGGAGCCCAATGTCGCGTTACGCGGCGTTCCGAGCCCTGTCGAGCCAGTAGAACGTTCTGCTTTCTACTCTATTTTGATCTGCGCTCTACTCGCGGCTTCGTACATTTATTTTCATCACTCGTTTCTGCGACAGCAAAAATTCCAAAAAGAGAAAGAATTATAAGACTTAATAACATCGACCGAGAAATTTTCTTTATCGCGTCGCTTCTTCGGCATAAAATTGTACTCTTTGCGTTTAGAAGATACAGCGATGCTCGTAAACTGGGCGATCAGTTAATAATCATTCATTGGGACATTTAGGCAAATACACGCAATTTCGGTTCACCGTTTACCGCCGTTTCGTGCGGAAATTCGAGGGCGAAAGTGAACTTCGTCAGCTGGAGAAGTGGCGTACCAGCAGAACGGTGACAATTCGCGGCAGTTTACGCCGACGAGCCACTTGTCCAGCTGGCGGCCGAGTTAAATGGCGtctcatcatcatcatcatcatcatcatcatcgtatTCCCTTGCTGACCAGTAGACGGACTCACCCGAACTGTCGACGCGCGTCTCGATCGTTCCCGCAGCGGTCTCCGTTTCCGTGTCAGATGATGTCTGAAATCGTGCAACGTTACGAATGAAACGACTCGCACCGTGCCCATCTTGCTGGTTTTTTGCACGGCTTCGAACCAGTGGAACCAGTTACTGTTGCCAATacccaattactgtgccttcgtTTATCTTTCAAGTACGATCAAAACTTTGTCTTCACGAAGTAAGGTATTTTCAGCTTTTTAGATCGAAAGTTTATTTGTTACCGATTTTTGTTCGAATCGAGAATGTAAACAAATTATCGCAGAAATTATTTACCGACTTAAGATACCGCAGAAATTATTTACCGACTCGAAATACCAcggaaattatttgaagcttctcATGCTGAATTCACGGAAATTTTTGAAGAAGCTTAAGAAAATTTGATTCAGAAAGATTTGACGTTTGTTGTATGAGAAGATTTATATCGATGAGAGAAACtttgaaatttttataaaatatcaattaaaTTGCTGAAGCTTGTAGGCTAATTAGAGACAGAGAACTCGCGAGTTTTTTAATCATTTGTAATTTGCTTCGTTGTGTTTCACCAAGGATATCATCCAGGAATTATTATGGCTTTTCTATGcattcattttctttttatttatatttcttttcttctttatatatatatgtcttatttttatattatatttctatttccatttttatttataaaaatatatttttatttatatcatgtttgctttattattattattagtatcattattattattattatcatcatggTCGCTATAATTTCTCGTATTACATGTATTTCAAACGCACGGCATCGTTAATTAATAGCATAATTAATAGCATCGAATTTAACGATAACTTCGATTTattaataattcttctaacTTTTAATGTACGTATCCTGAACATCAGAACAACGGAATACCTTTCCAATTAATTCGTCTCGGTGAGATAATTCGCAAGCATAAAGCCGAATAAACACAAACTATCATCAATAGGAAGTGGTTGTCTTTAACAAGAAATATGTAAAGTGTAAAAAGATAACAGCAACGAACATCTCCTTTACCTTATCGAGAAGAAGCGCGTGGCACGCTAGTCTGCTATCGCCCAAGAACTCCGCAGTGTCGTTCTTAATGTCCTCCACCTCGGACGCGGATATGTCGTGTTCCTGTTCGTCGTCGCTGCTCGACGAACTTGGCTGCGGTATGCACTCGACCGGCTGAAAATTCGGCTGATAAAGGTCGACAAAGTGGGTAAGGTGTTTTCCTTAGTAAATTGATTTCCAACCACAAGTTTCCTCGTTCTACAACACCCGGCAGAAAGTTTTCGATCGAAGCGACGCTACGAAGCTAATAAGAAACTCCAAAATTTTCTATACGACGACTTATTTCGGCTTGTTTTTACGTCGTGTAAGAATAACACGCGCGGGACGATAGTAAACGTGATACGAAGCGAGTTATCTATTGGGGAAATAATGGACGAAGTATAAAAATTACGGTGCTTGCGGCAAAtgatgagggattcctgaggtgatttcaagcaactttttcctttacgaaaactttctccgaggcaccgttcacgagttattcacgaaaaacgcggaccagtCGGAGAGCGAGCGGCaccggcgctccgccctggCGCCATCTGACGCAGCGACAGTGGTCACGCGAGAGCGTGACGCCAGCCgcgcgcgatctctcattggtcagtgtttttcgccggtaactcgtaaacgaagcctcgtagaacattttcgcaaaggaaaaagttacttcaaatcacttcaggaacattttatttccgcttatacaataattttcgAATATCCTGTATACTCTAAAAAGCTGAATCCAACAagaatctctctctttcttcgtcaAGCAGTGCTCAAAGCGGCAGCGCAAGGAAAAAGGTATCCTGCCCGCTATTAAACGGTAAATAATGAATAACAATCTTGGATTAATTTGCCAtgcgttttatatatatatttataaagtagactcttatatatatatataaatataaaaaacgtTGGTCTTTCTATTATAGTTAGCTCGGCAACGTCGCGTTCGATGAAAAACATTCTCCCAGTGGTTGTACTTACGGTGAAATCGGAATCGTCGTCGCTGCTCATCAAAGCGTATTTGTCGATCATCGACAATATTGATTCAGTTTCGGAATCAGAACTCACTTGGGACAATTTGCGTTTTCGTTCCGTCTGGCTAGGGCTTTCGGTGGACTCGGTGTTCGACCCTTCGCCCGATGTTGCTGTCTGCAATAATACGTTTGTCAACGACTCCTTATTCAATTTATGCGATATTATCTAGTAAATAACTCTGAGCGCGGAATCGATGCTTTAAATAATATACTAtgatcaataatataataaataaataatataatataataaataataatgtaatattataataatataataatatagtaatataatataatataatataatataatataataataataatataataatataatataataaatataatataataaatgcatcgtcctcgaacgtgttaaaaaaagcATGTAGGATCGATAAATCTATTCGATAAGTTTTAAACGAATTaaaaaatacataataaataagttACAACGTAATACGAACGAATAAGTTAGATAAGCACTCTAATTACCAAGAAGTAATCGTTAATAGAGGTGCACAATAAATTACAGACTCACCGTGTCGAAGTCCAGACCGGTTACACAAATTTTAATCGGCGGTGGGGACGGTGACAATTTGGACGAGCCCAAGCAAAACAACGTCGACAGTGTCAATCTTATGGATCTGATCAGGATCTTGTCCTACATCCATCACCGAAACTATTTATAGTGCCCTAAGTTTGATCAACCGTCTAAGGATCTCGACTGTGTCGGAAAAGGGAGGAACCCTAAGTCAAGTCTACCGGAGAATTCCTTTAAAAAAAGTAACTACCAAAGGAGGTGCGACGTTCGTTTAAAACGATAAGTACGAGGTTTGGAAGAGGCAAGACGTGAACAGATAAATACGATGGAAAACGATTGGATAAATACATGGAACTCGGAGctacgagttattttcaaataccTTGTTACTGGTCACTCTACGTCGCGACGATTTCGATGCCTTTAAATGCAGCATTCTTAACCGTCTGCGGCATTTCTGCACGTATTTTACCTGCGAGAagtaatatatttttgtttgttttggcGTACAGAAATTGACGGGAGaagttttcaattttctgttcgctattattttattttatttagcttTTACTTTCAGCTTTATTTCAGGCTCTTATACAGAGCAGTTAGTGTAATAATTGGACTACagattttatacagggtgtcctataatTATATAAAGGAAGGAGATGATTCCTGAgctcattcgaagcaactttttcctttacaaaaactttctctgatgcttcgtttacgagttattaacgaaaaacggtggccaatgggaggcgagctcggctgccgcGGGGCGGCCGAGTCTacgagcccagttccgctgattggctccgccgcggcgCGCTGCCTCGTGCCAGCCGggctcgcctctcgttggttAATTGTtcttcgtcaataactcgtgaacgaagcctcggagaaaatttctgtaaaggaaaaagttgcttcgaattacCTCAAGAATCTCCCCTTTCCGGTCGTTGACATGATTATGGAATGCCCTGTATATTTATCAGAAAAATGACTGTCTAAAATTAAAGAAGAGTGGAAAGATTGAGAGCAATTAACAATGTCAAGACACTCTTTTCAAACTAAAATCAATTAAGAGATgtaaaaaagagaaaaacaaAGAAAGAgatattagaaataattaacTAATTTAATACCATTTTAATCGG from Megalopta genalis isolate 19385.01 chromosome 16, iyMegGena1_principal, whole genome shotgun sequence encodes the following:
- the LOC117224548 gene encoding uncharacterized protein LOC117224548 isoform X1 encodes the protein MSSDLRMELDGSSSGAISKAAGAIKGWIESMFLAVSRSFLGQPIFKTIDYCLNVVEKSTLWSLSAHEISAEEDGKIFGRIELLRPLPWILFLPGLIMLRIFRDGINVGAYILGYPRLEPIKMVKYVQKCRRRLRMLHLKASKSSRRRVTSNKDKILIRSIRLTLSTLFCLGSSKLSPSPPPIKICVTGLDFDTTATSGEGSNTESTESPSQTERKRKLSQVSSDSETESILSMIDKYALMSSDDDSDFTPNFQPVECIPQPSSSSSDDEQEHDISASEVEDIKNDTAEFLGDSRLACHALLLDKTSSDTETETAAGTIETRVDSSETKTQIEVHASADFIMHEALCEAAEIAATVPETEAALPPLPTLSLTEAVASQERNDTLSQERNDTPSQERNDTRSQQPSCSSTLDNAFYPRGKKHKPGKKQSGRHATKHDKRFLEVETTHSDVVP